TCCCTGCAGGGCATCttttagatggcacacactgctgctactgtttgtTGGTGATGGAaggatgaatgtttgtggaaggggtgccaatcaagccagctactttgtcctggatggttttatGTTTCTTAAGCATTGTTCGAACTGCTCATCTTGGCAATGGTAATGCTATCGAATGTCCAGGGATGATGGTTAcattcactcttgttggagatagtcattgcctggtacttgtgtggcagaatgttacttgccacttctcagtcaaattacacagaatcacagaataatacagtacagaagaggccctttggctcatcgagtctgcactgacatatgaaaaacacctgacctgtctacctaatcccattccacagcacttggcccatagtctcgtATGCATTgcagtaaacctacttgtgacaataaagattattattatgttatgacgtgccaagtgctaatCCAGGTACTTCATAAATGATGTGAGGcaaccctcccaggcaatgcattccagtccGCCGCCACCCtctggatacatagatacatagataaatagaagataagagcaggaagaggccttttggtccatcaagtctgcaccgccattcatcataatcatggctgatcatccaactcaatagcctaatcctgctttctccccatagcctttgatcccattctccccaagtgataTACAGCCAcctcctgaatatattcaatgtttttgcatcaactacattctgtggtaatgaattccacaggctcaacactctttggatgaagaaatgtctcctcatctttgttcaaaatagtttaccctgaatcctgagactgtgacccctggttctggacataccgaccattgggaacatcttccctgcatctatcctgtctagtcctgttagaattttaaagtctctatgagatcccccctcattcttcttaactccagcgagaacaatcctaacctagtcaatctctcctcatatgacagtcctgccatccctcgaatcaggctggtaaacctttgttgcactccctcgagagcaagaacatccttcttcataaaaggagaccaaaactgcacacaatgctatcAGGGAgggataaaaaggtttttcctcaagtccccctcaacctcctgcccctcaacttgaacttgtgtcccctcataactgcacctcataatcttgtacaactTGATCAAGtcaccctcagtcttctctgctccagcaaaaagccgatccaatctctcttcgtaacttaaacgttccatcccaggcaacatcctgctgaatcgcctctgcatccccctccagttcaatcacatcctttctataatgtggcgatcagaattgcacacagcCTCACCAAGTTCTACACAACTCCAACATAACCTTCCTCTGTTGTAAGCAAAGCCTGAATATTGTGCAGGATgttttgcatttggacatggaccgcttcagtatctgaggagtcacaaatggccttgaacattgtgcaatcatcagccaaCACCCAAATccgacattatgatggaaggatggtcattgataaagcagttgGAGATGGCTCagtccaggacactaccctgagggccTCCTGCATTAACAGCCTAGTAGGCTGAaactgggatgattgacctccaatcaccccaAAGGTGTTGAGTTGGACTTCTACAAACTAACCACAGGGGCACGCTGTTGAAGAAGGGTAGAGAAGTTAGCCCcgtgccttggccaatatttatccatgaATCAACATCTTTCCCGAGGGTGGATTCACTTCATTTGCTGTAAAACGCTTTGGGGCATCATATGGACGTGAAAGGTGATATTTAAATTAAAATATTTCTTTAATATGTAAGCTATTGAGAGGTAAAATGTCACTTTTCTCACTGACTAACGAATCGGTAATTGAGGCTAAACTGTCAAGATTGTCACCGGAGAGGAGAAGTTAAAAGAAATGTGTTTTCACATAAGAAGTTGATGACAACATGAACACTATACGTCAAATGATTATTCAACCCGAGGTATAGCAACATTTACACAACGAATACGCTCGGGCTAGGAGAGGTTGAAGAAAGAGAATCTGATGAAGCGAATCAGAGGAAGGGGGTTCTATGTCTGTTATGTTTGTCTAACATTCCAGCTGTAGCTCTGGAACTTTTCATAAACAAAAGGCAGAACAAATACAGCTAAATGCAATTAATTCCGGTCATGGAAATCAGTGAACGGATGTAACTGGCCATTTTGCCTCGTCATCGTCGACAAAACTGTTCACAACCAGGTGCTAGAAGCTACGGGTGGTTTGAAAAGATAATCGCCGCATGCATTTGTTAAAGAATTTAGAAGACGATAATACAGTACAGCACTAGGTTAGCCGTTGTTGGCGGGAATTGTAGAACGGAAATGATAAATGCGCCCAGCGTTGCTGTATAATGGAGGTTTCTTATTGTCTTCATAACCCTACCTCACTTTGGCCTCCGCGCCAGACTATAGATCTTCCATTTAACACAACTTCTTGTCCGGGAGGTGCGGATCCGTCGTAATAGCCAATGGCCTGGATTTGAGCAATTCCTTTGGAATTAAGTTGCCAGTTTACTAAATCGTATGTACCGACTGGGTCTCCATTCTCGTCAAAATAAACATTGTCACCGTTCTTTGTTCTGAAATTCACTGATTGCATATAATATAGTACCTTGTGTAGAATAGAAAGAATAATTGGACATTCAAATAAAAATACAAACATTAACGTGCAGATCCTAAAACATTGCTCTGATAGTTTAAGTGATATACTATGGTAATTGCATTTGAATTCCGATTTATTCAATTACTGCCCATGTTTTACGTTCATGCAAACATAGAATGGAATTGATGAACCTTCTTACCTGCCACGGCTGGAAATTGGGGTGCTGCACGCAAGTCTTATTTGCAAATGGCCCTTTACCATGTTCACATGCAAACATGTTGTGAAACGCGTGGGCTAAAGCATACACTGCTTTGTATACATTGTATGTAGACCCGTCTATCCCTAGATCAGAATATGCATTCTGTAGGTCTTCTAAACGCTCTTTTCCTGTACATCGCCGCATTTCCGCCCAATCGTTTGCTTGGCTTGTCACGCTTCCTGACTTCAAACTACATCGGAATGCCGTTTCCCAGAACTCTTTCACCATAACGTTATCAGGAACCGGGAAAGGGTTAACTTTAAGCAGAAAGTCTCTTAGTCCCGGTATTTCTGACCGACGAATTGCCGGCCCGATTGTTCCCACCAGAATTTTAACGTTGTCTTCTGGCGCCAGAATGTCTGACGTGACCCACGCTTCGCTACCGATCCACTGAATGTCAGTGACGTTCTGGCGTAAAAGTTCCTTCAACAGAATGCGCATTTCGCGCGTGGCAGAAAAGGCCACGATCACTTTTGTGCTGGATTTCTTAATGACCTCGACAATTTTTAGTATTTTCTCCCTGGAGTCAGTCCTGTAAAAGGACTCGGAGAAGGCGATACAGACTCCCAACTTCTCCACAGTTTCTATGAATGCCTGCATTCCAAAATTTCCGTAATCATTGTTGATTCTAATTGCTCCAATCCAAGTCCATCCGAATTTGCTAACAATTTGAGCTAAAAATTTGGACTGATGATAGTCACTTGGTATCGTTCTATAAAATGTTGGAAATTCTTCTTTGTTGCTGAGACAAGCACAGGTGGAAAAGTAACTCACCTGCAGCACAGGTAAAAGGAATTGCATTACAAGGATCATAGTGGTACTTCCAACACATTtttcaatcatagaacatagaagaaacagtgcagaaggaggcccttcggcccatcgagtctgcaccgacccacttaagccctcacttccaccctatcccgtaacccaaaaaccattcctaaccttttttttggtcacttaggcaaatttatcatgaccaatccacctaacctgcagtcttcggactgtgggaggaaaccggagcagccggaggaaacccacgcagacacggggagaacgtgcagtggcccagcggggaatcgaacctgggaccctggcgctatgaagccacagtgctaaccactgtgctaccgtgctgcccataaatcatAATAACATTCCTTATAGTATGCCCATCTTATAGATTCAGGTCTCTGCATGTATGTACATTTGGCTATTAGCCGGGGTGGTCAGGCGTCCTCATTATCAGGCCTATAGCGCTGTTGCTATGACGCTTAAAAAGTaacttgcaattgtgtctctcccaTATAtactgtgattgtgaacctgcctccacttcacctgatgagggagaagcgctccgaaagcttaagagttcaaataaacctgttgcctttaacctggtgttgtgagacgtcttactgtgcttaaAAGGTAATCGGGGAGGCTTGGCAAATGATTGGATTCAGACCTTCCCCGTTCCCGTTGGAAGGGCCTTCCTGGTGAATAGAATGTGGAATGTATAGGACAAGGGGAAAGTCCACCTGCCACTACAATTAAAAAAACACGCACTCTGCATTATCACTCATGCCCTTCAATTACCATTCTTGTCAAATATTAGAAACCCTGGCCCGAAATAACATTTAACATCTTAATCATTGTCTGAAAGCTCTCCCTTTGTCGCTGCTCCTTTAAGGGAAGGGCTTTGCCGCGTTCATTCTCACAGCCAGTACAAAACGTTCTACCCCATGGCTTATTCTGCCGTATTGTGAGTTAGTTCAGTAAACTATTGTTATTGTTCCCTCTTGCAACTAGCTTCATTTCCACAGTCAGCTCTTctaaaatcatagaatagaatatctacagtgcagaaggaggccattcggctcacacCCCTACCTTCTCCCtggaatcccacctaaccttttggggaattttagcatggccagtccacctaacctgtacatctttggactgtgggaggaaccccacgcagacacagggaaaatatgcaaggccagaattgaacccggggctctggcgctgtgaggcaatggtgctaaccactgtgccgccgcttCTAAGGGTAATCACATGTGAAATGTGTACAGTGCATAAAAGACAGCTTTATAAAACAGCACCAACTGAACGTCTGAGTTTCAATTAACAGGCATGATAGAATTCTGCCCAGGTGGAGTATCATTTTTAGATCAGATAATGCTCAGGTTAGCACTCTTATGTTGTGGATGTTTCTCGGAGCAATCCGTACTGCCGCCTCAAAATAGGTTACTCGGGATGACCACTGCAATCAGAGCCTTAATCTCGGTTGAATTCCAATTCCGGGTCCAGAAGCGATCTAATCACATTCAGTGTCCTTCAGATATCGCTGAACAAGAAATCCAAATTAAGCATAATATAATCAACGCTATAATTTAGACCAAGTCTATAATGTAATACTAAGTGCATTGAAAGATCATTGAGATGCTTCCATGAGGGAGAAAGGCATATAAGGCTCAGTTGATGCAGTTGGAAGGAGTAAGGTGGAGACGGCTCACACGGTCAATAACACCGCCATAGAAGAGTGGGATAAAACAACCTATGTATGTGCTGTAACTTCTATATAATTTTACGTAGGAGTTGTACATACATTTTACTTCAGGATTTACCTGAAACATAACCACACCTTGCACATAAGAAAGGTTTAAATTCAATATTTAATAACGCGCATCCTTACCAATGGGATTCTGAAAGGACCAATTAATCTTGTTACTGCTATCGACTCTGAAGATGAACCGCCACCAATTAGAGCTGAGACCATTGAACTTCCTCCACATTTTTCACCAACAGATTGGTTGTTACCATTGATAAGAGCCAAGGCTGCTTTCGTTGCAATGGTAGACGAAGAACAATCATCATAAATTCTGTAGCCGAGCGAAACATTGGGAAGCAGGCCAGGATTCCGATTGATTTCTTCGATGGTGAAAATCATAGTTTGCACAAGGCGAAAAGCTCTGAAATCAAAACTGGGATAAGCAAGTGAATTCAGATGGTGAAATATATAACATTCCTCACCTAACTTAGTTCCAGTACGTCGTTAAGATGTACCTAAGAAAGCGCCAATATGTATCCAGAAGATAGATAAtcacatggtgcagacaatgggagcAAAATAAACATTAGTGTCGATTGGTTATAACCCTAAGCTAGATCTAATGATGCCTCCCATTACGTGTGCTATATTTCGCAAACAAATACAATTTTGAACTGGACAATAGATGCTTGAAGTGACATTGTTTGATGCTACTTGAACTCACCTTTTGCACTGCGTTTCCTGTGGTAAATTTGTGAAGGAATGAGCTCTTTCGAGCCTGTCGGAGTGCACATTAAACATTCCGCCTAAGACCACATCGCCCCTCAAAGTGATGTCGCTCAGGCCGAATTTTCCCTGAAGCTTACATATTTCTTCGCAAGTGACGAAAGCTGGAAAAGCAAACACGAAGCCCCAAAAGAAAACCTCCACGGTGACAGGCATGTTGAAATACGATGGAATATTCTGCCGCCTGGGCATGATATGTATCATTGACAAGAGAGCTCGCTGGGTAATTTCGGGTTCAGTGCATTGACGAGCGACCAGCGTCTGATTTAATCTCCCAAAAGGAAGTAAACAAATATCTGCCTGCGGAAACGAAATCGTCTCCTCAGCCCACACCATTATTGCTGTAATTCTCTCCTGGCAGAGAACCATTCTTGGTCCCAAATGCCTGTTTACCAGTgtgtattaaaaaatatatataatcatTGAAGACACTTCGCGCGCTGGTGCCTTTTTAACTTTTTGAGTACAATCCTAAACCGATACAATTCACGATGACATTTCTCACTCATTTTGAACCCTGGTGTGCGGGAGTGACAGAACATGCTTCTATCAGACGCTTTTCCTATTATAGAACAGCGAGTGGAGCTCGCGAAGACTGGATGATGCTTTTTATTTCAATGATTTCAGCAGGTTTTCCGTTCACAGAATATCTAACAGCCTTAAAATTATCGTCAGATAAAAGCAGAATTTCAGTCAAAGCCGGTCAACATTCAGTCAAATGGTCATCGAAAGATATTTGTACACCAACAACAAAAAGCTGCATTTATATCGCGGGCTTAGAGTGACAAAACGGCCCAGGTCGCTTCACGGGAACGTTTTAAAGGAACATTTGGCATCGAACCACATAAGGCGATATTAAGGCAGATGGAAAACCGCGTTAGCAGTTTTTATGGTGCATCTCAGAGGAGCAAAGATAGGTAGAGAGGCAGAAGCTGAGGGAGGAACTTCCAAGAGTTTATTGTGGAGACCATTGTAGAAACCAAGACCAATGATAGAGCTTTTAAAATTGGTGGTGCTCAAGAGGCCCGAATCATATGAACTCTATGACGGCTGATATCTAGGAGAGTTGCAAAATCGAGGTATTGTTTGACCGCGAGCCAGTGTGCGAGCCCGGGATTGGGGCAAGAACGCGCGATTTGGCGGGAACAGGGATATGGACCTGTTTAACAGCGTCTTTAATGAACTGAAGTTTAAAGAGCGAGTGGACTGTGGGAGATTGGCCAGAAGTGCATTGGAACAGTCAAGCCTAGGGCTTTGGGAGCAGGTAAACTGAGGCAGGGCACGTCCAGCCGATGTTATGGAGATGGAAATGGGTAACCTTACTAATGGCGCAGATATGCGGTTAGAAGCTCATCTTGGAGTCCAATAAATCATCAAAGTTGCAAACAGTAAGATAAGACTGGGATAATCgctggggaggggaatggagtCAATAACATGGAAGCAGAGACTGTCACGACAAACAGAGACAATGCTATAGTCTTCCCAAAATGTAACTCTAATACATTTCTGTCAAACCAGGATTGGACGTTGGTCAAGCAGTCTGAGAATTGTAAGTGCTAAGAAGTGTTAAGAGAGATGTTGTTGATGTGGAGCTGGGTGCTGGGTGCGGCCGGTATACACGGGCAAATAACATGGTTTTTCTGTTTATGACACTGAGGGGTTATATGTAGATAATAAATGGGAGATAAGATTCGATACTTTGGAGACACGAGAGGTAACGgggcaggagcaggaagagaacctGTGCAAGTGATACTCTGATTTCATTATGGAGGCAAGAAAGGAATCAGGTGATAGTGCAATTCCACGCAGCTGGCCAGCTGTGGAGAAGCATTGCAGGTGCATGGTGTCGCCCATCATATGAAAGGCTGCACACAAGCCGAGAAGGCGGAGGTGTTTAACATTGTCAGAGTCGCATAGTATGTTATTTGTGACTTTGGTAAGTACGGCGTCAACAGTCAACAAATTAATACCTAATCGGTGCAAACTACTAATTACCAGATTTGAGAGTCAATGTTAGttggtataataatctttattgccacaagtaggcttacattaacactgcaatgaagttactggggaaagcccctagtcgccacattccggcgcctgttcgcgtacactgagggagaattcagaatgtccaattcacctaacaagcacatctttcgggccttgtgggaggaaactggagcgcccggaggaaacccatgcaaacaccggggagaacatgcaaactctgcacagacagtgacccaagccatgaatcgaagctgggaccctggcgctgtgaagcaacagtgctacccactgtgggaCCTTGCTGCCCTAATACAATTGGTAGTGGGGATGCGAATGGATTTATAATAAACTGATGGAATAATTCAATTAACCAATTGTGTACATTAAAACATACCAAGCGCCGGTCCGACTGAAGGCCCTAAAACTGTTTGTATCCTTGCTCCTTTCATATTGTCCATGGAAAAGTAGATTGTATGTTAGGTAACACTATGGCCTCTGTCTCAATAGACATAGTTGGTACAACATTTAAAGTTCAAGTAATGTTTATGTATCATTTACGCTTTCAAAAAACAAATATCTGGTAGGCTTCTGATATAGTATAACCACTCGATATTTCCTGCATTTTCCATCAATATAACCTTTCACTCTTGGTGTCATTCTGAGGTACCCTCGCTGTACCTTTCTACGACTCAAGTGCCCTGTTATAATGGAAAATGCAGCAAACTGTTAAATATATGTAAACATCATTAAATGCAGTGGGCTTCGTATCATGAACAATAATATCAATTTAAAGTCCAGTCTCTAAATATGCTTCTACGTGTCCTGAACACAACACATTTCAGCTTTTCGGTTTATCAATAGCCCAAATAAATTAGAAAAATGATTAGGATTGTTGATGCATTCGAAGAGCATTAGATGGCAGTGAGATGTTCTTggtcatatatatatatgtattattGGACAGAAAGAGCCATTTGGTTTGTTGTACTTGTGCCTGGTCTTGGAAAGAGCTAACCAATTCACCCTATCAAACAGCTATTTCCTCAACGATTGACTTTTGTTTATTTTTGAAATATTTATTCCATTCCCTTCTGAAATTCTAAATGGTTTATCGGAGACGAGTACAATTGGCGAGGCTGGGATGCGTCATCATTAACTGCCCTCAAGAAAGTGTTGAACTATTTTCTTGAGCGGCGGCAGTCCACATGATGCAGGTGCatccatggtgctgttaggaaggaagatccaggattttgaacctgtattagtaaaggaacagcgatatagttccaagtcagaatggtatgtGGCTTGGCAGGGAATTTgcgggtggtggtattcccatgtatctccTGACCTGGGCCCAAATTGGCATCGATTGATTCAGCATCTGAGCAATAACAAATGATATGAACATTAGTGCAATCGTCAGTGATCATCTTTGGTTGAGGCCTCTACTGGAGAGAAGATTACTGATCAGTCAGCTGAAGATAATGGGAGATTAGAAGGCTGAATCATGTTCCACCATCCTTTGAGGTAGTCCATTCCGGATCATAATAACCCGCTGCATATGTTGTTAATGTCCACTCTTTATTTGGCAATTACATTGATACTGCAGCTTATGCTTACTGTAAGTGGAAACAACTTCTCCTTACATTCTGAATCAAAAAGTTTAACATTTTTCATAATATCTATTAAATCTTCGCTTAAGCTCCTCTTCTTTAATAAAAaaaattccagtttttcttccctctccacataactgaagtccttttttgttattcatttttacgggatgtggcttTGCTGGCGGCGAAACTTTTGTTGactatccctatttgcccttgagaacgcagtggtgagctgccttcttgaaccaatgcagtccatgtgatgtagctgcacccactgtgctattagggagggagttccaggatttggacccagcaacagtgaaggaacagtgatatatttccaagtgacgatggtgagtgactcggaaggGAATCTCCAGATGGTGGTTTTGCCATGCATCTGTTACCCTTGTCCTTCAAGATAGTAGTCGTTatttgtttggaaggtgctgcctaagtagCCTTGGTGTGTTCCTGGAGTGCATCGTGTAGgtggtgcacaatgttacaactgtgcgtcggtggcggagggagtgaatgtttgtggaaggggagccagtcaagtggactgctttgtcctggatagtggcgagcatcttgagtgttgttgcagctgcattcatccaggcaagtggggactactccatcacattcctaacttgtgccttgtaggcgaTGCACATGCTTTGCGGATTCAGGAGTTGATTTACTCAGCACAAGAttcatagcctctgacctgctcttgtagccgcagtacaTATATGGCTAGTCCTTTCAGTTTTTGGTcactggtaaccccaggatgttgatagtgggagaatgAGTGATGGTGCCATGGCGGCGcagatgcctcacagtgccagcaatCTGGGTTCATTTCCAACCTTGTCTATGTGGAAAAtgtacatcctccccatgtgtgcatagGTTTCcttgcgtgctctggtttcctcccacagtccaaagacgtgcagattagacaGATTGGCAATGctcaaattgccctttagtgtccaaatttgtgcaggttaggtggggttacggtgacaTAGCAGGGGAGTTAGcttaggtagggcactctttcagagggttgattcagactcgatggactgaatggtcttcttctgaacTGGAGGAATTCTATCTCTGTGTCTAataatatcaaggggcgatggtttcatTCACTCTTATTGGAGctgctcattgcctggcacttatgtggagtGAATATTATTTGCCTCTTGTCAGCTAAAGCTGGATTTTTTTAAATCACTGgatgtgggcactgctggttgGGCCAGGGTTTATTGTACATCCCTgggggcattgaagagtcaaccacattgctgtggatctgaagtgacaaataggccagaccaggtaagggtaacagatttccttcccgaaaggacattagtgaaccagatgggtttttacaacaatcaacaatgatttcatggtcatctttaaacTAGATTCCAgatggtttttttttaaatttaattcaaatgtcacaatctgccatggtgggattcaaaccctggtccccagagaatgactctcggtctctgggttactagtccagtgacaaatccACGACGGTACTGACTCCCtttattttccaggtcttgctgcatttgcaggtGGACTGCTTCAGCGTTTGAGGAGtcaggaatggtgctgaatattgtgcagtcatcagcaaaaatcccacatctgaccttatgttggaaggaaggtcattggtgaagcaactGAAAATGGTTTGGTCTCGGACACTACTCTAGGAACTCCTGCGGTGATATCCCAGGACTGCGATggctgatctccaaccaccacaagcatCTTATTTTGTGCCAAgtctgattccaaccagtggagagttttctcaccatttcattgactccagtttcctTCAACCCTGATAACATTTTAGCTGCTTATCCAAAACTacccaagataataataataatcacttattgtcacaaataggcttcaattaggttactgtgaaaagcccctagtcgccacattccggcgcctgttcggggaggctggtccaggaATTTCCTTATCTTCTGACTTCTTTATGCCAGGTATCATGTCCAATACTCTGGCCAACCAAAGTCAAAAAAAAAATGGATTAACACATCAGCATGAGGCAAATTATTACAGTGATCGCATGACATGTAATTACATGGTACATTGTATATTGACATTTTATATATTGGAAGCTCACAAATTGGGGATTTCTCGAATGGCAACTGGTTAATACGAGGAGGCGACGGATAGCGACGAGAGAACGCACATGCCAGAATGATACCCCAGAGCACCAGCACGGGGACGACACTAACTttgcatcacagctgtctccaaaaccCTCCAACATCCCAGATACACCCACCTCGGTAgggcaggttagtgaagaggctcttggggcagtctatggtgcacaccacacatgagctgcggtacatcaggtgaaAGTAGGAGCCCCCGAGGGGACAGAGGGTCAGAGGACAGTCTGACCCCATGAAAtggctgctgtccagatgggtctcAGGCTTTTGGAAAAGGCAATCcaatcgataatggagatgcagacacagagccagggactgcgagtcaaagcggagattttaaaagatcgcggcctagtttcgggagccgttcggaggaggaggagcagtctctgtcagggagagaacctgagaacatctaagacactcagaaggtaagaaggtaagtaagtgatatttattcatttttacttttatacctttttcaaattgtgtgtgtcggggggaaactgaagtgacatcacagaaaagctgtgacctgagtggctggttgggaatctacgctaaattaaaaaaattaagcattggtaactaattaaacataattacttaattataattgagaggggtaactaagccagagatcggagagtactatatttagctttcgcatttatattagaaatctagtgctaggaaacagatagttaacagtaacttttttaaaaaaaatttaaaatatatatttttttaattttaaacttttaatttttattaattgatgcaatgtcagttagaggggtacagtgctctgactgtgagatgtggcaggtccgggaggcttccagcaccccggatggcttcatctgcagaaagtgcacccaactggagctcctcacagaccgcatggttcggttggagcagcaattggatgcacttaggagcatgcaggtggtggaaagcgtcatagatcgcagttatgtaaatgtggtcacacccaaggtgcaggcagagaaatgggtgaccaccagaaagggcaggcagtcagtgcaggaatcccctgtggttgtcctcctctcgaacaggtatacccctttggatactgttggggggggatagcctatcaggggaaaacagcagcagccagagcagtggcaccatggctggctctgatgttcagaagggagggtcaaagcgcagaagagcaatagtaataggggactctatagtcaggggcacagataggcgcttctgtggatgtgaaagagactccaggatggtatgttgcctccctggtgccagggtccaggatgtctccgaacgggtagagggcatcctgaagggggatggcaaacaggcagaggtcattgtacatattggtactaacgacataggcaggaaggggcatgaggtcctgcagcaggagtttagggagctaggcagaaagttaaaagacaggattaCTCCctttgccacgtgccagtga
This window of the Scyliorhinus torazame isolate Kashiwa2021f chromosome 14, sScyTor2.1, whole genome shotgun sequence genome carries:
- the LOC140389257 gene encoding extracellular calcium-sensing receptor-like encodes the protein MFNVHSDRLERAHSFTNLPQETQCKSFDFRAFRLVQTMIFTIEEINRNPGLLPNVSLGYRIYDDCSSSTIATKAALALINGNNQSVGEKCGGSSMVSALIGGGSSSESIAVTRLIGPFRIPLVSYFSTCACLSNKEEFPTFYRTIPSDYHQSKFLAQIVSKFGWTWIGAIRINNDYGNFGMQAFIETVEKLGVCIAFSESFYRTDSREKILKIVEVIKKSSTKVIVAFSATREMRILLKELLRQNVTDIQWIGSEAWVTSDILAPEDNVKILVGTIGPAIRRSEIPGLRDFLLKVNPFPVPDNVMVKEFWETAFRCSLKSGSVTSQANDWAEMRRCTGKERLEDLQNAYSDLGIDGSTYNVYKAVYALAHAFHNMFACEHGKGPFANKTCVQHPNFQPWQVLYYMQSVNFRTKNGDNVYFDENGDPVGTYDLVNWQLNSKGIAQIQAIGYYDGSAPPGQEVVLNGRSIVWRGGQSEVPLAVCSESCPLGTRKFVRKGQPICCFDCTSCSEGEISNTTDSIDCFKCPVEYWPNVSRDKCVPKGIEFLSYTEILGIVLTTLALAGICIAMAIAIVFLKYKDTPIVKANNSELSFLLLFAIALCFLCSLTFIGQPTLWSCMLRRTAFGISFVLCISCILVKTIIVLMVFKTRIPNQSMLKRFGAKQQRLSVFVLTFIQGLISALWLVIAPPFPMKNTRYYKDILILECDTGSVTAFYLVSVYIGTLSCLCFVLAFLARKLPDNFNEAQFITFSMLTFCAVWIAFIPAYVSSPGKYTTASEIFAILTSNFGLLLCIFVPKCYVVLLKPENNTKKFLMGKEPSKKL